A genome region from Lytechinus pictus isolate F3 Inbred chromosome 14, Lp3.0, whole genome shotgun sequence includes the following:
- the LOC129276738 gene encoding cation-dependent mannose-6-phosphate receptor-like, which yields MDFSGSKMSCFVFLFCLFACVQSVLSDCSVAHSEKKYLSLIEPLKGKTVEVMDPAHNYSYKVGFCDGIHVDGVGAEDIGVEQFDLKEDKAPLHAVGRITATNIMVGTNWIFLEYRNGDAYNSHCNGETRRATIFILCDKSGLLVKPVLVEENNNRTNECAYVFEVGSSVACSNSTTSPSSSGIGVGGIIVISTLVIAAAYLILGVAYKRFFLRAKGREQFPNIDFWTNFGNLTADGCDFLCRCNKKQPSKSYKGLGDDQLGLDEEEERDDNILPMY from the exons ATGGACTTTTCAGGATCGAAAATGTCGTGTTTCGTCTTTTTATTTTGCCTTTTTGCTTGTGTTCAGTCTGTTTTATCAGATTGTTCAGTTGCACATTCAGAAAAGAAGTATCTTTCACTCATTGAACCGTTGAAAGGCAAAAC AGTGGAGGTTATGGATCCTGCTCACAACTACTCTTATAAGGTTGGTTTCTGTGATGGGATACACGTAGATGGTGTTGGTGCGGAGGATATAGGAGTTGAGCAGTTTGATCTTAAAGAGGATAAAGCACCTCTCCATGCGGTTGGGAGAATAACTGCAACCAACATTATGGTTGGAA caaattGGATCTTTCTTGAATACCGAAATGGGGATGCATACAATTCACATTGCAATGGAGAAACAAGGAGAGCAACAATCTTTATATTGTGTGATAAAAGTGGACTTCTT GTAAAGCCAGTTTTGGTTGAAGAAAATAACAACAGGACTAACGAATGTGCCTATGTATTTGAAGTAGGAAGTTCAGTAGCCTGCTCAAATTCAACgacatcaccttcatcatcaggAATTGGTGTGGGGGGAATTATTGTCATTTC GACTTTAGTAATAGCTGCAGCTTACCTAATTCTAGGGGTTGCCTACAAGAGGTTTTTCTTAAGAGCGAAAGGAAGAGAGCAGTTTCCAAACATTGATTTCTGGACAAACTTTGGTAATTTAACAGCA GATGGATGTGACTTTCTCTGTCGATGTAACAAGAAGCAACCGTCTAAGAGCTACAAAGGGCTGGGTGATGACCAGCTTGGTCtggatgaagaagaagaaagagatgaCAATATCTTACCCAT GTATTGA